A part of Paenibacillus sp. IHBB 10380 genomic DNA contains:
- a CDS encoding 2-oxoacid:acceptor oxidoreductase family protein, whose amino-acid sequence MVHLPKKNELGFFEIRLESIGGLGANLAGKMLAEAGVEGAGLNGVSFSSYGSEKKGSPVKAHIRFCDLTTSIRDTSPVERPHVVSIFHEALAKTVNVTSGIYEDSIVLINSQKSPEQLKNDMKMLGGTVAVIDATGIALTEKNRVNMAMLGAMFRFCPFLDPETMKEVIRKSLEKKYPQSVASALNTFERGYQEVVIQQFALQEGQSMPEFVRSDLPVLGYGTQPIGGVITNPGNSFLKNLSISRSGMMPSFAVDECIHCAQCDTVCPDFCFVWEEKPDKKGRPQMFLQGIDFQYCKGCLKCIEACPTTALSGIIEVDGAADEQGVKHHFDLVTE is encoded by the coding sequence GTGGTACATTTACCCAAAAAAAATGAGCTAGGTTTCTTTGAAATCCGGTTGGAGTCAATTGGAGGTCTAGGAGCAAACCTTGCTGGCAAAATGCTAGCTGAAGCTGGTGTTGAGGGAGCAGGGTTGAATGGGGTTAGTTTCTCATCTTATGGATCAGAGAAAAAGGGTTCTCCGGTAAAGGCGCATATTCGTTTTTGCGACTTGACTACGTCTATTCGGGATACTTCTCCTGTTGAACGGCCCCATGTCGTAAGTATCTTTCATGAGGCATTGGCTAAGACCGTCAATGTAACTAGCGGAATATATGAAGATAGCATCGTTCTAATTAACTCACAAAAGTCACCCGAACAATTAAAAAATGATATGAAGATGCTAGGTGGTACAGTTGCTGTAATTGATGCCACAGGGATTGCTTTAACCGAGAAGAATCGAGTTAACATGGCGATGCTTGGTGCGATGTTTCGGTTTTGTCCTTTCTTAGATCCTGAGACGATGAAAGAAGTCATTCGCAAATCGCTTGAGAAGAAATATCCACAAAGTGTGGCTTCGGCTCTAAATACATTTGAACGTGGTTATCAAGAAGTCGTTATTCAACAATTTGCATTACAAGAGGGACAGTCTATGCCTGAGTTCGTACGTTCTGACTTACCCGTATTAGGTTACGGGACCCAGCCTATAGGGGGAGTGATTACCAATCCCGGGAACAGCTTCTTGAAGAACCTGAGTATTTCACGTTCAGGAATGATGCCTTCTTTTGCTGTGGATGAATGTATTCACTGCGCTCAGTGTGACACGGTTTGTCCTGATTTTTGCTTTGTGTGGGAAGAGAAGCCGGATAAGAAGGGACGGCCACAAATGTTTCTACAAGGTATTGATTTTCAGTATTGTAAAGGTTGCTTGAAATGTATAGAAGCTTGCCCAACCACTGCCCTTTCAGGCATTATTGAAGTGGATGGCGCTGCTGATGAGCAAGGGGTAAAGCATCATTTCGACTTAGTAACAGAGTAA
- a CDS encoding nicotinate phosphoribosyltransferase, with amino-acid sequence MQTMGLALHTDKYQINMMYAHWYGGTHQRKAVFEAYFRKLPFGNGYAVFAGLERIVHYIANLRFSEEDIRYLSEQEENYDSTFLEELRQFHFRGTIHSMKEGALVFPSEPLIRVEGTMMETQLVETALLNFMNFQTLIATKASRIKQVAGQDTLLEFGTRRAQEADAAVWGARAAYIAGFDATSNMLAGQKFGIPTKGTHAHSWVQSFKTEQEAFDAYAKVLPDQVTLLVDTFDTLKSGVPNAIHTAKMLESMGKKMSAIRLDSGDLAYLSIKARKMLDEAGFPDVKIVASNDLDENTILNLKAQGARIDIWGVGTQLITASDQPSLGGVYKLVEREIDGEMIPTLKISANPEKVSTPGKKEVYRIIDKVNNKAMADYICFPSEEQPSDGRKIKLFNPQHPYVQKSIRNYEAIPMLEPIFVDGLQVYTLPTLEDIRSYHVEQMNMFWPEYLRKLNPEIYRVNISQEAWDLKKNMMAQYMQEEEI; translated from the coding sequence ATGCAAACAATGGGTCTGGCATTACACACCGATAAATACCAAATTAATATGATGTATGCACATTGGTACGGAGGAACACACCAACGCAAAGCTGTATTCGAGGCTTATTTTCGTAAGTTACCATTCGGTAATGGGTATGCAGTATTTGCGGGTCTTGAACGAATTGTTCACTACATTGCGAACCTTAGATTCTCAGAGGAGGATATCAGATATTTATCTGAACAGGAAGAGAATTATGATTCCACATTCCTTGAAGAATTGAGACAGTTCCATTTCCGTGGAACGATTCACTCGATGAAGGAAGGGGCGCTAGTGTTCCCTAGTGAGCCACTTATTCGTGTAGAAGGTACCATGATGGAGACCCAATTAGTTGAGACGGCTCTTCTGAACTTCATGAATTTCCAGACTTTAATTGCGACGAAGGCTTCAAGAATCAAACAAGTTGCAGGCCAAGACACGTTATTAGAATTCGGGACAAGACGAGCTCAAGAGGCAGATGCTGCCGTATGGGGAGCTCGTGCTGCCTACATTGCTGGTTTCGATGCTACATCAAATATGTTAGCGGGACAGAAGTTCGGTATCCCGACCAAAGGTACACATGCTCATTCATGGGTGCAGAGTTTCAAAACGGAGCAGGAAGCTTTTGATGCTTATGCTAAAGTGCTTCCCGATCAAGTTACTTTGCTCGTAGATACATTTGATACGCTGAAGAGCGGTGTTCCAAATGCGATCCACACAGCTAAAATGCTGGAGTCTATGGGTAAAAAAATGAGCGCTATTCGTTTGGATAGTGGGGATTTGGCTTATCTCTCCATTAAGGCCCGTAAAATGTTAGACGAAGCTGGATTCCCAGATGTCAAGATCGTGGCTTCTAATGATTTAGATGAGAATACAATTCTAAATTTGAAGGCTCAGGGAGCAAGGATTGATATCTGGGGGGTTGGAACACAGCTTATTACCGCTTCAGATCAACCTTCTTTAGGCGGAGTATATAAGCTTGTGGAGCGGGAGATTGATGGCGAAATGATACCAACGCTCAAAATTTCTGCTAATCCAGAGAAGGTATCCACACCAGGTAAGAAGGAAGTATATCGGATTATAGATAAGGTCAATAACAAAGCAATGGCTGATTATATTTGTTTCCCAAGTGAGGAACAGCCTAGCGATGGAAGAAAGATTAAATTATTTAATCCGCAACATCCTTATGTACAAAAGAGCATTCGCAACTATGAGGCTATTCCCATGTTAGAACCGATCTTTGTTGACGGACTTCAGGTGTATACATTACCTACACTTGAAGATATACGTAGCTATCATGTAGAGCAAATGAATATGTTCTGGCCTGAATATTTACGTAAGTTGAACCCGGAAATATATCGAGTCAACATTAGCCAAGAGGCCTGGGATCTCAAGAAGAATATGATGGCACAATATATGCAAGAAGAAGAAATTTAA
- a CDS encoding cysteine hydrolase family protein produces MNALIVIDYTYDFVEGNLPVGEPGIAIQHTIASITQNYVDQGDFVVMAVDLHEENDPYHPETVLFPPHNIRGTRGRELYGELENVYKRHQDRIYWMDKTRYSAFCGTDLDIKLQERGIKDVHLMGVCTDICILHTAVDAYNKGYHVTVYEDAVASFNQNGHEWALQHFKGSLGAHIINSKS; encoded by the coding sequence ATGAATGCACTGATCGTAATTGATTATACCTATGATTTCGTAGAGGGTAATCTTCCCGTAGGAGAGCCTGGTATAGCTATTCAGCATACAATAGCATCCATAACTCAGAATTATGTAGATCAAGGGGATTTCGTGGTGATGGCTGTTGACTTACATGAGGAGAATGATCCTTATCATCCGGAGACGGTTCTTTTCCCGCCCCACAACATCAGAGGAACACGGGGAAGAGAGCTTTATGGAGAGTTAGAGAATGTATACAAGCGTCACCAAGATCGAATTTATTGGATGGATAAGACGAGGTATAGTGCTTTCTGTGGAACAGATCTTGATATAAAGCTTCAAGAACGAGGGATTAAGGATGTTCATTTGATGGGTGTGTGTACAGATATTTGCATCTTGCATACCGCAGTGGATGCTTATAACAAGGGGTATCATGTGACGGTGTATGAGGACGCTGTAGCTAGTTTCAATCAGAATGGACATGAATGGGCATTACAGCATTTCAAAGGTAGTCTTGGAGCACATATCATAAATAGTAAAAGTTGA
- a CDS encoding NUDIX domain-containing protein codes for MDNKEAQQEKYSAKNYRTPDGVPADIVMFTLTKRERKTVTKTLPIRELKVMLIRRKAWPCAGMWALPGGFCKESESIYDAAKRELKEETGVDGGHLEYLGVYSQPGRDPRGWIISNAFFALVEEWMLEHRQAADDANEVGLFGIEEALEQLELAFDHREIIRDAYVKIQQKMLQTTIAKQFLPAHFTLSELYQVIQTVVPEFKEPNFIRKITSTRSREGILQEVKDESGKKLSSNQYSQRSAQLYTFTDNVPLLSIYT; via the coding sequence ATGGATAATAAAGAAGCCCAACAGGAAAAGTATAGTGCTAAAAATTATCGAACTCCAGACGGAGTGCCTGCGGATATCGTGATGTTCACACTGACGAAGCGAGAACGCAAGACGGTTACAAAGACACTACCTATTCGTGAACTGAAAGTAATGTTAATTCGGCGCAAAGCTTGGCCATGCGCAGGCATGTGGGCACTTCCTGGAGGTTTTTGTAAGGAAAGCGAATCCATATATGATGCAGCAAAGCGTGAGCTTAAAGAGGAGACTGGGGTGGATGGTGGACATCTAGAATATTTAGGTGTGTATAGTCAACCTGGTAGAGATCCACGAGGTTGGATTATCAGCAACGCTTTCTTTGCTCTTGTGGAAGAGTGGATGCTTGAACACAGACAAGCGGCAGATGATGCTAATGAAGTAGGATTGTTTGGTATTGAAGAAGCGCTTGAGCAATTGGAACTGGCGTTTGATCATCGTGAAATTATTCGTGATGCATATGTTAAAATCCAGCAGAAGATGTTACAGACTACTATTGCTAAGCAATTTTTGCCTGCACATTTCACACTAAGTGAGTTATATCAGGTCATTCAGACTGTGGTCCCTGAATTTAAGGAGCCTAACTTTATTAGGAAAATAACTTCAACCCGTAGCCGGGAGGGCATTCTGCAAGAAGTGAAAGATGAGTCTGGCAAGAAGCTCAGCTCGAATCAATATTCACAGCGTTCTGCACAGCTGTATACGTTTACTGATAATGTGCCATTATTATCAATCTATACGTAA
- a CDS encoding PaaI family thioesterase, whose amino-acid sequence MDGLESMLAKGKDTFWGFLGCEFISGDGTEVKIALDAKEHHLNSMGIVHGGVLTSLMDQTMGMVATAAKNIDNVVTTNLNVHFLAPMKEGRLIVTAIVLHEAGRSLTLEARIHDSEGILGCISTGTFRVVSR is encoded by the coding sequence ATGGATGGACTAGAAAGCATGCTTGCAAAAGGGAAAGATACATTCTGGGGATTTCTCGGATGTGAATTTATTTCTGGTGATGGTACGGAAGTTAAGATTGCATTAGATGCCAAGGAACATCATCTGAACTCTATGGGTATTGTTCATGGTGGAGTATTAACTTCATTAATGGATCAGACTATGGGAATGGTCGCAACAGCTGCTAAGAATATAGATAATGTTGTAACAACGAATCTTAATGTTCATTTCTTAGCTCCGATGAAAGAGGGACGGTTAATCGTTACAGCAATTGTCCTTCATGAAGCGGGTCGTAGTTTAACGCTTGAAGCTCGTATTCACGATAGTGAGGGTATATTAGGTTGTATATCGACTGGAACCTTTCGAGTCGTCAGTCGTTGA
- a CDS encoding RicAFT regulatory complex protein RicA family protein: protein MMSYDSRDLVIQEDIMAKAKELADLISGSEEVRQFQQAEEKIRNHQRVQDLIVVMKKKQKEIVAFESFENKEMVAKIEGEIAEYQDEIDGIPIVVEFQQSQTDINYLLQLVISVIRDTVSEKVNVEVGTDSPPTHCG, encoded by the coding sequence ATGATGTCATATGATTCACGGGATTTGGTCATTCAAGAAGATATTATGGCTAAAGCCAAAGAATTAGCTGATCTTATATCTGGAAGTGAGGAAGTTAGGCAGTTCCAACAAGCTGAGGAAAAAATTCGCAACCATCAACGTGTTCAAGACTTGATCGTAGTAATGAAGAAGAAGCAAAAGGAAATTGTTGCTTTTGAATCTTTTGAAAATAAAGAAATGGTGGCCAAGATTGAAGGAGAAATTGCCGAATATCAGGATGAAATTGACGGTATTCCAATTGTAGTGGAATTTCAACAGTCTCAGACGGATATTAACTACTTACTTCAATTAGTCATTTCTGTCATTCGAGATACGGTGTCTGAGAAAGTAAATGTGGAAGTGGGTACAGACTCACCTCCAACCCATTGCGGATAA
- the miaB gene encoding tRNA (N6-isopentenyl adenosine(37)-C2)-methylthiotransferase MiaB produces MTKQSKDYSKYFDFSDAKVLSEDEFGKKIRIKGREINIISEPNHRQEKQRGKENVQVIYGNAVPDELRGLGEGKHYIIYTFGCQMNEHDTETMKGLLEEMGYRSTEDRKVADIILMNTCAIRENAEDKVFGELGHMMHLKTEKPSLLLGVCGCMAQEENVVNRILQKHGFVDMIFGTHNIHRLPHLIKEAMFSKELVVDVWSKEGDIIENLPKKREGMRAWVNIMYGCDKFCTYCIVPFTRGKERSRRPEDVIAEVRDLARQGFKEVTLLGQNVNAYGKDFSDITYSFGDLMDDIRGIDIPRVRFTTSHPRDFDDQLVQVLAKGGNLVEHIHLPVQSGSTEILKKMSRKYTRASYLELVGKIKEAIPNVGLTTDIIVGFPGESDEQFEDTMTLVHEVGYDSAFTFIYSPREGTPAAIMEDNVPMEVKKERLQRLNQAIKDNSRMNNEKMCGQVVEVLVEGESKNNDSVLAGRTRSNKLVHFEGSSDLVGSIVHVKISDAMTWYIKGEIMESVTVN; encoded by the coding sequence ATGACGAAACAAAGTAAGGATTACTCTAAATATTTTGATTTCTCAGATGCTAAAGTGTTATCTGAGGATGAGTTTGGTAAGAAAATTCGAATTAAAGGCCGGGAAATCAACATTATATCGGAGCCTAACCATAGACAAGAAAAGCAACGTGGTAAAGAAAATGTGCAAGTGATATATGGCAATGCCGTCCCAGATGAGCTGAGAGGGCTTGGAGAGGGCAAGCATTATATAATCTATACCTTTGGTTGCCAAATGAATGAACACGATACAGAGACCATGAAGGGCTTGTTAGAGGAGATGGGGTATCGCAGCACGGAAGATCGTAAAGTTGCTGATATCATTCTGATGAACACTTGTGCAATTCGTGAGAATGCTGAGGATAAAGTATTTGGTGAACTCGGTCATATGATGCACCTTAAGACAGAGAAGCCAAGCTTGTTACTCGGTGTATGTGGATGTATGGCGCAAGAGGAAAATGTAGTTAATCGTATTTTACAAAAACACGGCTTTGTCGATATGATTTTTGGTACTCACAATATTCATAGATTACCACATCTTATTAAAGAGGCGATGTTTAGTAAGGAATTAGTGGTTGATGTGTGGTCCAAAGAAGGGGACATTATTGAGAATTTACCGAAAAAACGTGAGGGCATGCGAGCTTGGGTGAACATTATGTACGGATGCGATAAATTCTGCACCTACTGTATCGTTCCATTCACGCGTGGTAAAGAACGCAGTCGCCGCCCGGAAGATGTCATTGCTGAAGTAAGAGACTTGGCTCGCCAAGGATTTAAAGAAGTGACACTGCTGGGGCAAAATGTAAATGCGTATGGTAAGGACTTCAGTGATATTACTTATAGTTTTGGGGATCTGATGGATGATATTCGAGGGATTGATATCCCTAGAGTTCGCTTTACGACTTCACATCCGAGGGATTTTGATGATCAACTAGTCCAAGTACTTGCCAAAGGTGGCAATTTAGTTGAACATATTCACTTACCCGTGCAATCAGGAAGTACAGAAATATTGAAGAAAATGAGTCGTAAATATACGCGTGCGAGCTATTTAGAGCTTGTTGGCAAAATAAAAGAAGCCATTCCTAATGTCGGATTGACAACTGATATTATCGTAGGTTTTCCTGGTGAAAGTGACGAACAGTTTGAAGATACAATGACGTTAGTTCACGAAGTTGGTTATGATTCTGCCTTTACCTTCATTTATTCCCCACGGGAAGGTACGCCAGCTGCTATTATGGAAGATAATGTGCCGATGGAAGTGAAGAAGGAACGTCTGCAGCGTCTAAACCAAGCGATCAAAGACAATAGTCGTATGAACAATGAGAAAATGTGTGGACAAGTGGTAGAGGTTCTTGTAGAAGGAGAGAGTAAGAATAATGATTCTGTCCTAGCAGGAAGAACGCGTAGCAACAAGCTGGTTCATTTTGAAGGAAGCAGTGATCTAGTTGGCTCTATCGTCCATGTGAAAATAAGTGATGCGATGACATGGTACATTAAAGGTGAAATTATGGAATCCGTAACAGTCAATTGA
- the pduL gene encoding phosphate propanoyltransferase translates to MSKTVPVGVSARHIHLTQEHVEALFGQGYQLTEFKPLSQPGQFAANETVAVIGTKGQFDKVRILGPARPASQLEISSTDSFAIGVKAPVRESGNIEGTPGVTIKGPAGEVTLDQGVIVAARHIHFHTSDADAWGIKDKQLLKVRLGGSRGLVLENVVARVSDSFALDMHIDTDEANASGAKNGDTAEIVE, encoded by the coding sequence ATGAGTAAAACAGTACCTGTAGGTGTGTCTGCTAGACATATACACCTTACACAAGAGCACGTAGAGGCTTTGTTTGGACAAGGCTACCAATTAACAGAGTTCAAGCCATTATCCCAACCAGGGCAATTTGCAGCGAATGAAACTGTAGCTGTTATTGGAACTAAGGGTCAATTTGATAAGGTTAGAATATTGGGACCGGCGCGTCCAGCATCTCAATTAGAAATTTCTAGTACTGATTCTTTCGCAATTGGAGTGAAGGCTCCTGTTCGGGAATCTGGAAATATTGAAGGAACTCCAGGAGTTACAATTAAAGGACCAGCTGGTGAAGTAACACTTGACCAGGGTGTAATTGTAGCAGCTCGCCATATTCATTTCCATACTTCAGACGCAGATGCGTGGGGTATCAAAGATAAGCAATTATTGAAAGTTCGCCTGGGCGGAAGTCGTGGACTCGTGTTAGAGAATGTCGTAGCACGTGTATCCGATTCGTTTGCACTGGATATGCACATTGATACGGATGAAGCGAACGCTTCTGGTGCCAAGAACGGGGATACAGCAGAAATTGTTGAATAA
- a CDS encoding dipeptidase, which yields MPPRWVDLHCDVLNKMTENVKISFLDDARLDITYERMQQGGIGLQCFAIYLSQHWGQARFEYILNSIDVFRNRVLPTGEGLQWLKWKDEVERVRDSKSKWGMLSIEGADGLEGNLFYVKTAFELGVRFLGVTWNYANWAADGILEQRNGGFTAKGRQLVELCHEIGMLLDVSHLSTAGFWELVDLTRRPFIASHSNAHAICEHPRNLRDEQIKAIVALDGRIGLTFVPWFVKTTDDLVTSEDLLYHIEHMCGLGAEKHLMFGSDFDGIETWISGLEHPGQYPDFVELLLKHYSEAQVTGWLSGNALTFLEHHLPNRLIGSRNPDLR from the coding sequence ATGCCACCACGCTGGGTTGATTTACATTGTGATGTTCTGAATAAAATGACTGAGAATGTTAAGATATCCTTTTTGGATGATGCTAGGTTAGACATCACTTACGAACGGATGCAGCAGGGTGGTATTGGTCTACAATGTTTTGCTATCTATTTGTCTCAGCACTGGGGACAGGCGCGATTTGAATATATACTAAATAGTATTGATGTTTTTCGTAACCGTGTGTTACCCACGGGAGAGGGTCTGCAGTGGCTCAAATGGAAAGATGAAGTAGAACGGGTTCGAGACTCCAAAAGTAAGTGGGGGATGCTCTCGATTGAAGGAGCAGATGGACTAGAAGGTAACTTATTTTATGTAAAGACTGCTTTTGAATTAGGCGTACGCTTTCTAGGGGTGACTTGGAATTATGCGAACTGGGCCGCAGATGGAATACTAGAACAAAGAAACGGGGGCTTTACTGCAAAAGGGAGACAGTTAGTAGAATTATGTCATGAGATTGGGATGTTGCTTGATGTATCCCACTTATCGACGGCTGGATTCTGGGAACTGGTGGATTTAACACGGAGACCCTTTATTGCATCTCATTCCAATGCTCATGCTATATGTGAACATCCCCGTAATTTAAGAGACGAACAGATTAAAGCCATCGTTGCACTGGATGGTCGGATCGGATTGACGTTTGTTCCTTGGTTTGTTAAAACTACGGATGACTTGGTTACATCTGAGGATCTTCTTTATCATATTGAGCATATGTGTGGCCTTGGTGCAGAGAAACATCTCATGTTCGGTTCTGATTTTGATGGAATTGAGACTTGGATTAGTGGGCTTGAACATCCGGGTCAATATCCTGATTTTGTTGAACTGTTGCTAAAACACTATAGTGAGGCGCAGGTTACAGGTTGGTTATCGGGGAACGCTTTAACTTTTTTAGAGCATCATTTACCGAATAGACTGATAGGATCAAGAAATCCTGATCTTCGATAG
- a CDS encoding stage V sporulation protein S: MDVLKVSAKSNPNSVAGALAGVLRERGGAELQAIGAGALNQAVKAVAIARGFVAPSGVDLICIPAFTDIVIDGEDRTAIKLIVEPR, from the coding sequence ATGGATGTATTAAAAGTTTCAGCTAAATCTAATCCCAACTCGGTTGCGGGCGCACTTGCTGGAGTTCTCCGTGAACGAGGTGGTGCTGAATTGCAAGCGATTGGAGCAGGTGCACTGAATCAAGCAGTAAAAGCAGTAGCTATTGCCCGGGGATTCGTAGCACCTAGTGGAGTCGACTTGATTTGCATTCCAGCTTTTACGGATATTGTGATTGATGGGGAAGACCGCACTGCGATTAAATTAATCGTTGAACCCAGATGA
- a CDS encoding TIGR00282 family metallophosphoesterase, which yields MNVLFIGDIVGEVGRKALKSLLPVLKSKYNPHIIIANGENSAAGRGITESIANDFYNWGVHGITMGNHTWDNKDIFEFIDDEPRLIRPANFPPGTPGLGHTVIKANGKELAIVNLQGRTFLPAIDCPFRKSDEIVEELRRNHKCILVDFHAEATSEKIAMGWHLDGRVSLVVGTHTHVQSNDDTILPQGTAYLTDAGMVGPKEGILGMEREAVLRKFETQLPVRFVVDTGKWHFHGVFVQIDESTGKATKIEKIRLREDEWIME from the coding sequence ATCAACGTTTTATTTATTGGTGACATTGTAGGTGAGGTAGGCAGAAAGGCGCTCAAATCTTTACTGCCTGTATTAAAATCTAAGTATAACCCACATATTATTATAGCTAATGGTGAGAACTCTGCTGCGGGTAGAGGGATAACAGAATCGATCGCCAATGATTTTTATAACTGGGGAGTTCACGGGATCACTATGGGGAATCATACGTGGGATAATAAAGATATATTCGAGTTTATTGATGATGAGCCGAGATTAATTCGTCCTGCAAATTTCCCTCCGGGCACGCCTGGGCTTGGACATACTGTCATTAAAGCAAACGGCAAAGAACTGGCGATCGTTAATCTGCAAGGTCGTACCTTTTTACCAGCTATTGATTGTCCATTTCGTAAAAGTGATGAAATTGTCGAAGAACTGCGGAGAAATCATAAATGTATCTTAGTTGATTTCCATGCAGAAGCTACATCAGAGAAAATTGCTATGGGCTGGCATTTAGACGGACGAGTATCCCTAGTAGTAGGTACCCACACTCACGTACAAAGTAATGATGATACGATTCTGCCACAAGGTACCGCATATTTAACTGATGCAGGCATGGTAGGACCTAAAGAAGGAATACTGGGTATGGAACGTGAAGCTGTCCTACGCAAATTTGAAACACAACTCCCTGTGCGCTTTGTTGTAGATACAGGGAAATGGCATTTCCATGGAGTATTCGTGCAAATTGACGAGTCAACAGGCAAGGCTACGAAAATAGAGAAGATCCGTTTGCGCGAAGATGAATGGATTATGGAATAG